The segment TTCATAGAAATGTTTACGACCCTTAAATTGACGCAAATCTTGCATCAGTTCCTCCATCCGCTTTTCTATAGGTATTTCTTGTCTTGTTATTCTCGTTTGCATGGGCTTTTGGATTTTTTTTCTACGCATCAGCTTTTGTAAAGCTCCAAGCATGTCATATAGGGAAACATCGAGTTTGACCTCATCAGGTTGCACATCCCTCATAAGATCACTGAGGTCACTTGGCGGTTTTGTATAGAGGTGGCTTCTTTCTTCCTCCATCTCTTTCAGGTCATCGGCTGCTTCTTTATACTTTCTGTATTCGATCAGTCGGTTCATTAATTCCTCACGGGGATCTTCTTCATACTCTGCAAATTCATCTTCCTCATCTGGCAACTCTTCATCGTGTTTCGGCAAAAGCATTTTGCTTTTGATTTCAATCAGCGTTGCAGCCATTACAAGGTATTCACTAGCAACATCCAATTGCAATTCTTTCATGGTATGTATGTATAATAAGTATTGCTCGGTGATCTGAGCAACCGGGATATCATATATATCAATCTCCAGCCTGTTTATCAAATGTAATAATAAATCCAATGGGCCTTCAAAGGCCTCTACTTTCACATTATATTCCTGCACAATCATTCATCCACCTAACATAAACATCAAACTATACAATAGTATAGAGTATTCCGGCATTATTTTATAGAGTTTTCATGATTATGTTAAAATATTATTAGATTTACATAAAGGGGGAAATCCTTTGTATCCGAAAGCTTATCTTGATTATTTATACCATTTTCATTGTGATAGAGACTATTTCGAATGCCATGAGGTTCTAGAGGAATATTGGAAGGAAAAAGATGCAGCCGAGCGGGAGATTCATTGGGTTGGGCTCATTCAGATTGCTGTGGGGCTCTACCACCAGCGACGTGGGAATTACAAGGGAGCTTTGCGAATGCTTCAAAATGCCCATTCGATTATCGGTAAAGAGTCAGCAGAAATTAATGCGTTGGGACTTGATAGTCGTAAATTGGTTATATTGCTTGGAGAGCGGATTGATTGTGTACGAAGGGAAGAACCATATAGCAGCTTGAATTTGCCGATAGCAGACCCTGAACTGCAGATATCTTGTGAAGCTATGGCGAAAAAATCGAGAAAAGCTTGGGGTGCAGCAAGTGATTTGCTTGATGGTTCATTGGTGAACAGGCATACTCTCCGAGATCGTACTGAAGTGATTGCAGAGAGGCGACGCCAGCTTAACCTGCGGAAGCGGCAAGAATAGGATTAGTCGGGCTTTAGGGAGTGGGATGGGAAAGGGATTGAATGTGCTGGCCTATTGTAGAAATGTGAAGTTTTTGTCGAACGGCATGTATTGGGTGCATTTTCGCTTGTATTTTCATTTCCCGGACTCTATTTGCTGCAGTTCCGCTTGTAATTTCATTTTCCGGATTTTCCCGTATTGTAGCCCACGTGAAAATTCATCTTTACAACGCAAAAAACGACGCACTTTCATTAGAAAGCCGTCGTTTTTCTCCTATATGCAGTTATTCACTACATTCTTTTTCATCTAGATCACATTTTTCAATAAATGCAGTTGTATATTGTGTTGTTTTCACCGCTTTGTTAGGATAGGTTTCTGTGAGCGCCACGACCATTTTCTTGCCAAAACCTTGTCCACGATGGGATGGTATGACACTGATATGTTGAATGGTGAAGCTGTCCTCCTCCAACTCGATACCGATCAGTCCAATGATATCGTCTTCTTTCCAAAGAAAAAGCTGCCAGTTTTCTTTATCTTCGTAGTCTCTCATGGATTGCTGTAACTTCTTCAGCTCTTTTTCAGTTGGCATAAAGGACATAAGACCCATAGCAATTTTCTCAAAGCTCTTCTTATAACGAATTAACATATATTACCCCTCATTATCGAAAAAACTTTCATCAGTGTAACTACAAATAGTATAGGAAAATTACACCAGAATGTTCCTATTTGAAAGATTTTCATACTCTTAAATATACATTCTATCCAATCAAAGCTTTAAAGTACACCCTTTTGAAATAAATCTTAAAATTCTCGTAATAAATTGGCCATTTCAATGGCAGACGCCGCAGCTTCCCAGCCTTTGTTACCTGCTTTCGTACCTGCTCGTTCAATAGCCTGTTCAATGGTTTCTGTTGTCAGCACGCCGAAGATAACAGGAATTCCAGATTGCATGGAAGCTTGGGATACCCCTTTAGCTGCCTCATTGCAGACATAATCAAAATGAGGAGTCGAGCCACGGATCACTGTGCCAAGTGTGATTACTGCATCGTATTTCCCGGAATCAGCCATTCTTTTTGCCACTAAAGGAATTTCAAAAGCACCTGGTACCCAAGCCACATCCACCTGACCCTCTTCCACACCGTGTCTTTTGAGAGCGTCCTGCGCTCCACCAAGAAGCTTGCTTGTAATAAACTCATTAAATCTTCCAACCACAATCCCTACTCTAAGTCCTGTTCCTACTAAATTCCCTTCAAATACCTTTGCCATGAAATGTTCCTCCTATTTTTACGGTACTGTACTATCATACCGGAATAATTAATATTAAAAATGCAACATATGCCCCAATTTTGAATGCTTGGTTTTTAAATAGTTTTCGTTCGCTTCTTTTGTTGGCATTTGGAGTGGCACACGGTCCACTACCTCCAACTCATAGCCTTTTAATCCAGCAATTTTACGAGGGTTATTCGTTAGCAGCTTCATTTGGGAAACCCCAAGATCCCGGAGAATTTGAGCCCCGATTCCATAATCCCTCAAATCTGCGCCAAACCCCAGTTTTTCATTGGCCTCCACTGTATCGTAACCTTGTTCCTGAAGCTTATAGGCTCGCATCTTGTTCAGAAGCCCGATGCCACGCCCCTCTTGCCTCATATAAAGGAGCACACCGTTGCCAGCTTCATCTATTTGTGCCAATGCTGCATGCAACTGCGGTCCGCAGTCACAACGGTTCGAACCAAACACATCTCCTGTCAAGCACTCTGAATGGACGCGAACAAGTGTCGGTTTGTCAGGGCTAATTTCTCCCTTTACCAAGGCCACATGTTCCTTGCCATCAACGATATTGGAATAACCAACGGCTCTAAAATCCCCGAATTCGGTAGGAAGCTTGATTTCCACTTCCCTTTGAACAAGTTTGTCCTTTCGGTTACGATATTGAATTAAATCTTTGATTGTAATCATTTTCAAGTCAAACTTATCGGCAATCTTCCTAAGTTCGGGAACACGCGCCATAGATCCGTCTTCGTTCATTATTTCACAGATCACTCCGGCTGGGGAGGATCCGCTCATTTGAGCCAGGTCTACCGCAGCTTCTGTATGTCCTGCCCTTCTTAAGACCCCACCCTTTTTTGCCACAAGCGGAAAAATGTGTCCAGGGCGTTTGAAATCTCCTGCTTTTGATGTTGATGATAACAGTTCCAGTATGGTGGTAGAACGTTCAAATGCAGAAATACCCGTTGTCGTCGAAATATGGTCAATACTTACAGTAAATGCGGTTCCATGTGAGTCCGTATTGTGGTTCACCATTGGAACTAGGTCCAATTTTTCTGCAAGCTCCTCCTGAACGGGAACACAAATCAATCCACGCCCATGAGTGGCCATGAAATTCACGACAGAAGGAGTTGTCTTTTCTGCAAGGGAAACAAAGTCCCCTTCATTTTCCCTGTCCTCATCATCACAAACGATGATGACCTTGCCTTCCTGAAGGTCTGCTAATGCTTCTTCAATCGAATTAAAAATTCCACTCATCGTCCTCACCTCACCTTATTTAAATCCATGCTCTTCTAAAAATGATGCTGACATACCGGACTTAGGAGATGAACCTACATGTTGATTATGTTGCTTCAACAGATGGTCCATATATTTTGCCAGCATGTCCACTTCAATATTTACGGTATCTCCTTTACCTTTTCCTCCAAGAATGGTTTCATTCAATGTGTGTGGAATGAGTGATATGGTAAAGCTATGATCCGATACGCCAAATATCGTTAAACTGGTACCGTCTACTGTAACCGACCCCTTCAACATCAAGTAGCGTGAAAGATCAGCATTTACCGTGATGGTATAGTAGACAGCGTTTGCCACCCTTTTTTTATCGTGAATGATACCTGTTCCATCGACATGTCCACTTACAAAATGCCCGCCAAATCTACCATTTGCTATCATGGCCCGTTCGAGGTTTACTTTAGAACCTGCATTCAAAGACTGTAAGGAAGTTGCACGAACCGTTTCAGGCATGACATCCACTGTAAAGCGGTTCGCCGAGAAAGTTGTAACAGTCAAACACACACCGTTGACAGCGATACTGTCCCCGAGCTTTACATCTTTTAATACCTTCTGAGCTTCTATCTCTAATATTATTGCCTGGTCACCCCTAATGATTTGTTTGATTGTTCCTATTTCTTCAATGATTCCCGTAAACAAGTGCTCATTCCTCCTTCCCGTTTAATATAGGTACCGAGACAATCTTCAAGTCCTTACCAACTTGCGTACATTCTTTTATTTCCAGATCGACAGTTTCTGCCATCGTTGCAAAACCCTCCCCACCTATTAACGTCGGAGCGTCATTTCCTCCGATTAACTTAGGTGCAATATAGGTTATGACCTGATTGATGGCTTTTTCTTTAAGGAAACTGCCATTTACCGTGGATCCGCCTTCCACAAATAACGACGTGACCCCTTCCTCTCCCAACAAAGATAAGAGTGGTACAATGTCCACTTTCAGCGAAGGTAGAGAAAGGACCCTTACTCCATCTTTGTTCTGAAGAGCTTTTTCTTTTTCCACATCCGGTTTTGCGCCAGTAATGATCCAAGTCGGTGCCTCTCCATCTGTAACCACCTTTGCATGCAATGGTGTACGCAACTGAGTGTCCAAAATAATTCTTATCGGATTTTTTCCACCGTTCGGTAGTCTGGTTGTCAGGCTCGGATTATCGGCTAGCACCGTACCCACCCCGACTAGGATCGCATCGTGTTGATGCCGGTACTGATGGACATCCAAGCGTGCTTCCGCTCCTGTAATCCACTTGCTCTCAAATGTATGAGTTGCCGTTTTACCGTCCAAGCTTGCAGCCGTTTTCAACGTCACATAAGGCTGATTCGTCTTTAAGTAGTGAAAAAACACTTTATTTAAAGCTAGTGCTTCTTCCTGACATATTCCCAAGTCCACCTCTATACCGGCTTTGCGGAGCTTTTCAATTCCTTTTCCTGCTACCAGAGGATTGGGATCGACTGATGCAATGACTACTCTATTCACTTCGGATTGGATGAGCAAATCCGAGCATGGGGGAGTTTTACCATAATGACTACAAGGTTCCAAAGTGACATAAACAGTCGAACCTTTTGTTTTATTGGACCCTGCCATCTTGATGGCATTTACTTCCGCGTGTGATTCGCCTGCTTTAAGATGTGCACCAAATCCAACAATCTCCCCGTCTTTTACAACGACTGACCCTACCACTGGGTTAGGAGAGGTCTGGCCTGTTGCACGTTTTGCAAGATCTATTGCAAATTTCATATAGTATTGATCGTCCAATGTGGCCCCTCCTTTTTACTTAGGCTCTTATTTCATTGTTTGTTGCTATCCACTAGTAAAAAGTCGGCAATTGGACTTTTTACTGCTTACATACTCCAAAATAGGCAGATAATAATTTTATTACAACAAGGAAAAGAGCAGGACAGTATGGAATATAACGTTTGATACAAAATACGAAAAATCAACAAAGTTTACAAAAAATAGCCTTTACATATAAAAAAACCTCTAAGAATTTGGCCTTAGAGGTTTGGTGGATTAAAATTGCGTATAGGAAAATAAACAGTGTACTGATATTAATTTTACACTGCTTGCAATCTATAATCCTTCTCCCATCCAGACTTTCACTGTCGGCCCTGGAGTTGCACCAGATCCACCGCTTTTCTTTATCAAGAAAACCGGGTCACGGACTAAGAAGCACTTGGCTTCATCACCGCCGGTAGGGAATTTCACCCACCCCCGAAGGACATTCATATGTAGTTGTCTTTCATTATTATTTTAGCATATCTTCACAATAAGTAAAATTTAAAGTTTCAGATAAGTATGTCATACGATGAAAAACCAGTAGATTAGCCCCCAAATCAGGGACATCGTTAGCAATACACCGAGTAATATCCAATTCTTTTTGTTCAATGTAATTCCCTGCTTCCTTCTCGTAGTAAAAGGCTCTTTTCGTAAACTTGGTTGCTTTTTCGTATGGATACATCAACCGTTGTTTCCCTTGCTGTCGTGCTCTTTTCCTTACTGTACTTAAGATACTACTTGTACCTTTTAGAGTAAGTAAGCAGTAAAAAGTCCAATTTCTGACTTTTTACAAGTGAATAGCATCAATCTTTGAGAAAAGAGCGTAGTAAAAAAAGAGAGAGCATCTCTGCTCCCGCTTTTGGCCTTATTCAGCGTCCGTTACTTCCACTTTCTCCATAACATCGCCATTTTTCATGTTTCTAGCAGTCTCTAAACCGGAAGTCACTTTACCGAAGACCGTATGAACTCCGTTCAAGTGTGGTTGAGGTTGATGAACGATGAAGAATTGGCTAGAACCAGTGTCTCTTCCAGCGTGTGCCATGGATAAGCTTCCCGCTTCATGATTATGTGGGTTTCCTTCTGTTTCACACTTGATCGTAGTTCCGCTTCCGCCTGCACCCGTACCAGTCGGGTCTCCACCTTGGCTTACGAAACCAGGGATAACACGGTGGAAAGTTACACCATTGTAAAACCCTTCGTTCGCTAATTTTTCAAAGTTAGCAACCGTATTAGGTGCTTCGTTTGGATAAAGTTCGAATTCAATCTTCTCGCCATTTTCCATTAGTATGTATCCTGTTTTTGCCATTATGAACATCTCCTTTGTAATAAATTGAACCAGTTTTTATCATACATGAAATCAAGTTGAAAAGGAAGTAAGATGACGGATGGATTTCCTGTTGATTAAACCACCCACCTTTAATACAATCAAAAAGCCCATCTCCAAGGAGAATGGACTCGTTTCTTCCAACTAGATTATTTTACAATCTTGCTTTTCGCTTGATATGGCAGATCCAATCTCACAAGATCTTCAAACGTTTCACGTCTAATGACTAACTGAGCCTCACCATCTTCTACGAACACCACTGCCGGTTTGGTAATCCTATTGTAGTTGTTGGCCATTGCATATCCGTACGCTCCAGTACAGAATACTGCCAGATAGTCTTCATGGTTGGCTTTTGGTAAAGGAAGGTCCCAAATGAGCATATCACCGGATTCGCAGCATTTTCCTGCTATGGAAACCTTGTCGTCTGCTTCCTCTTTTACTCTGTTTGCAAGTACTGCTTCATATTTAGCCTGATAGAGAGCAGGTCTGATATTATCCGTCATGCCACCATCAATTGCCAAGTAATGTCTTATGTTCGGTATCTCTTTTTTCGATCCTACTGAATAGATGGTTGTGCCGGCATCCCCTACTAAAGAACGGCCTGGCTCAATCCAGATCTCCGGCATCTTCAATCCATGGCCGGCAAC is part of the Sutcliffiella sp. FSL R7-0096 genome and harbors:
- a CDS encoding peptidylprolyl isomerase, which translates into the protein MAKTGYILMENGEKIEFELYPNEAPNTVANFEKLANEGFYNGVTFHRVIPGFVSQGGDPTGTGAGGSGTTIKCETEGNPHNHEAGSLSMAHAGRDTGSSQFFIVHQPQPHLNGVHTVFGKVTSGLETARNMKNGDVMEKVEVTDAE
- the ribD gene encoding bifunctional diaminohydroxyphosphoribosylaminopyrimidine deaminase/5-amino-6-(5-phosphoribosylamino)uracil reductase RibD; the protein is MDDQYYMKFAIDLAKRATGQTSPNPVVGSVVVKDGEIVGFGAHLKAGESHAEVNAIKMAGSNKTKGSTVYVTLEPCSHYGKTPPCSDLLIQSEVNRVVIASVDPNPLVAGKGIEKLRKAGIEVDLGICQEEALALNKVFFHYLKTNQPYVTLKTAASLDGKTATHTFESKWITGAEARLDVHQYRHQHDAILVGVGTVLADNPSLTTRLPNGGKNPIRIILDTQLRTPLHAKVVTDGEAPTWIITGAKPDVEKEKALQNKDGVRVLSLPSLKVDIVPLLSLLGEEGVTSLFVEGGSTVNGSFLKEKAINQVITYIAPKLIGGNDAPTLIGGEGFATMAETVDLEIKECTQVGKDLKIVSVPILNGKEE
- the ribE gene encoding 6,7-dimethyl-8-ribityllumazine synthase codes for the protein MAKVFEGNLVGTGLRVGIVVGRFNEFITSKLLGGAQDALKRHGVEEGQVDVAWVPGAFEIPLVAKRMADSGKYDAVITLGTVIRGSTPHFDYVCNEAAKGVSQASMQSGIPVIFGVLTTETIEQAIERAGTKAGNKGWEAAASAIEMANLLREF
- a CDS encoding DUF309 domain-containing protein, which gives rise to MYPKAYLDYLYHFHCDRDYFECHEVLEEYWKEKDAAEREIHWVGLIQIAVGLYHQRRGNYKGALRMLQNAHSIIGKESAEINALGLDSRKLVILLGERIDCVRREEPYSSLNLPIADPELQISCEAMAKKSRKAWGAASDLLDGSLVNRHTLRDRTEVIAERRRQLNLRKRQE
- a CDS encoding segregation/condensation protein A, which encodes MIVQEYNVKVEAFEGPLDLLLHLINRLEIDIYDIPVAQITEQYLLYIHTMKELQLDVASEYLVMAATLIEIKSKMLLPKHDEELPDEEDEFAEYEEDPREELMNRLIEYRKYKEAADDLKEMEEERSHLYTKPPSDLSDLMRDVQPDEVKLDVSLYDMLGALQKLMRRKKIQKPMQTRITRQEIPIEKRMEELMQDLRQFKGRKHFYELFPESSKEYIVVTFLAILELLKKDSILLEQDNNFADIYVSYKEGGNEEIDYY
- a CDS encoding GNAT family N-acetyltransferase → MLIRYKKSFEKIAMGLMSFMPTEKELKKLQQSMRDYEDKENWQLFLWKEDDIIGLIGIELEEDSFTIQHISVIPSHRGQGFGKKMVVALTETYPNKAVKTTQYTTAFIEKCDLDEKECSE
- the ribE gene encoding riboflavin synthase, producing MFTGIIEEIGTIKQIIRGDQAIILEIEAQKVLKDVKLGDSIAVNGVCLTVTTFSANRFTVDVMPETVRATSLQSLNAGSKVNLERAMIANGRFGGHFVSGHVDGTGIIHDKKRVANAVYYTITVNADLSRYLMLKGSVTVDGTSLTIFGVSDHSFTISLIPHTLNETILGGKGKGDTVNIEVDMLAKYMDHLLKQHNQHVGSSPKSGMSASFLEEHGFK
- a CDS encoding bifunctional 3,4-dihydroxy-2-butanone-4-phosphate synthase/GTP cyclohydrolase II, with the protein product MFNSIEEALADLQEGKVIIVCDDEDRENEGDFVSLAEKTTPSVVNFMATHGRGLICVPVQEELAEKLDLVPMVNHNTDSHGTAFTVSIDHISTTTGISAFERSTTILELLSSTSKAGDFKRPGHIFPLVAKKGGVLRRAGHTEAAVDLAQMSGSSPAGVICEIMNEDGSMARVPELRKIADKFDLKMITIKDLIQYRNRKDKLVQREVEIKLPTEFGDFRAVGYSNIVDGKEHVALVKGEISPDKPTLVRVHSECLTGDVFGSNRCDCGPQLHAALAQIDEAGNGVLLYMRQEGRGIGLLNKMRAYKLQEQGYDTVEANEKLGFGADLRDYGIGAQILRDLGVSQMKLLTNNPRKIAGLKGYELEVVDRVPLQMPTKEANENYLKTKHSKLGHMLHF